One Setaria viridis chromosome 5, Setaria_viridis_v4.0, whole genome shotgun sequence genomic region harbors:
- the LOC117855316 gene encoding pyrophosphate-energized vacuolar membrane proton pump: MGSGAAADVVIPACAAVGIAFALWQWFLVSKVKVSAYAAPSNGHHHGGPVFRMEDDEEDVGMAGDRDDEEEGEGERTIAVARCAEIQSAIAVGANSFLFTQYKYLAAFTAIFAVVIFLFLGSVHRFSTDSRPCQYTIGRTCKPALANAVFSAIAFLLGAATSVVSGYLGMRIATYANARTTLEARRGIGAAFATAFRSGAVMGFLLASLGLLVLYATIKVFGLYYGDDWEGLYESVTGYGLGGSSMALFGRVGGGIYTKAADVGADLVGKVERNIPEDDPRNPAVIADNVGDNVGDIAGMGSDLFGSYAESTCAALFVASISSFGADHDFAAVAYPLLISAAGLLVCLVTTLLATDLFKVKTVRGVAPALKLQLIVSTALMNVAALVVSFAALPARFTMFDFGEVKQVKNWHLFFCVAIGLWAGLAIGFTTEYFTSNAYSPVRDVADSCKTGAATNVIFGLALGYKSVIVPVFAIAVSIYVGFTLASIYGIAVAALGMLSTVATGLAIDAYGPISDNAGGIAEMAGMSRRIRQRTDALDAAGNTTAAIGKGFAIGSAALVSLALFGAFVSRAGVADVNVLNPKVFVGLLVGAMLPYWFSAMTMKSVGSAALRMVEEVRRQFATIPGLMEGRAAPDYARCVRISTDASLREMMPPGALVLLAPLVAGTFFGVRTLAGLLAGALVSGVQIAISASNSGGAWDNAKKYIEAGASDHAKALGPKGSDAHKAAVIGDTIGDPLKDTSGPSLNILIKLMAVESLVFAPFFAAHGGLIFK, translated from the exons ATGGGctccggtgcggcggcggacgTGGTCATCCCGGCGTGCGCGGCGGTCGGCATCGCCTTCGCGCTGTGGCAGTGGTTCCTCGTCTCCAAGGTGAAGGTGTCGGCCTACGCGGCGCCCAGCAATGGCCACCACCACGGGGGGCCCGTCTtccggatggaggacgacgaggaggacgtcGGCATGGCCGGCGAccgcgacgacgaggaggagggcgagggcgagcgcACTATCGCCGTGGCGCGGTGCGCGGAGATCCAGAGCGCCATTGCGGTTG GTGCCAACTCGTTCCTTTTCACGCAATACAAGTACCTCGCCGCCTTCACGGCGATCTTCGCCGTGGTGATCTTCCTCTTCCTGGGCTCCGTGCACAGGTTCAGCACCGACAGCCGACCATGCCAGTACACCATCGGCCGGACCTGCAAGCCGGCGCTGGCCAACGCGGTGTTCAGCGCCATCGCcttcctcctcggcgccgccacctccgtcgTGTCCGGGTACCTGGGCATGCGGATCGCCACGTACGCCAACGCCAGGACCACCCTGGAGGCGCGTCGCGGCATCGGCGCCGCCTTCGCGACGGCGTTCCGGTCCGGCGCCGTCATGGGCTTCCTCCTGGCCTCCCTGGGCCTCCTCGTGCTCTACGCCACCATCAAGGTGTTCGGCCTCTACTACGGCGATGACTGGGAGGGCCTGTACGAGTCGGTCACCGGCTACGGcctcggcggctcgtcgatggcgcTGTTcgggcgcgtcggcggcggcatctaCACCAAGGCGGCGGACGTCGGCGCGGACCTCGTCGGGAAGGTGGAGCGCAACATCCCCGAGGACGACCCGAGGAACCCCGCGGTGATCGCGGACAACGTGGGTGACAACGTCGGCGACATCGCCGGGATGGGGTCCGACCTCTTCGGCTCCTACGCCGAGTCCACCTGCGCGGCGCTGTTCGTCGCGTCCATCTCCTCGTTCGGCGCCGACCACGACTTCGCCGCGGTGGCCTACCCGCTGCTCATCAGCGCCGCGGGGCTCCTCGTCTGCCTCGTCACCACGCTCCTCGCCACGGACCTGTTCAAGGTCAAGACCGTCCGCGGCGTCGCGCCGGCGCTCAAGCTGCAGCTCATCGTCTCCACCGCGCTGATGAATGTCGCCGCACTCGTCGTGTCGTTCGCCGCGCTCCCCGCCAGGTTCACCATGTTCGACTTCGGGGAGGTGAAGCAAGTCAAGAACTG GCACCTGTTCTTCTGCGTCGCCATCGGGCTGTGGGCCGGTCTCGCCATCGGATTCACCACCGAGTACTTCACCAGCAACGCTTACAG CCCTGTCCGGGACGTGGCTGACTCGTGCAAGACCGGCGCGGCGAccaacgtcatcttcgggctgGCACTCGGGTACAAGTCAGTGATCGTGCCCGTTTTCGCCATCGCCGTGTCCATCTACGTCGGCTTCACTCTGGCCTCCATCTACGGCATCGCGGTCGCGGCGCTCGGGATGCTGAGCACTGTCGCCACCGGGCTGGCCATCGACGCCTACGGCCCCATCAGCGACAACGCCGGTGGGATCGCCGAGATGGCCGGCATGAGCCGCAGGATCCGGCAGAGGACCGacgcgctcgacgccgccggtAACACCACGGCGGCCATCGGCAAG GGCTTCGCCATCGGATCGGCGGCGCTGGTGTCGCTGGCGCTGTTCGGCGCGTTCGTGAGCCGCGCGGGGGTGGCGGACGTGAACGTGCTGAACCCCAAGGTGTTCGTGGGCCTGCTGGTGGGGGCGATGCTCCCGTACTGGTTCTCGGCGATGACGATGAAGAGCGTGGGCAGCGCGGCGCTCAGGATGGTGGAGGAGGTGCGCCGGCAGTTCGCCACCATCCCGGGCCTCATGGAGGGACGCGCCGCGCCGGACTACGCGCGCTGCGTCAGGATCTCCACCGACGCCTCGCTCAGGGAGATGATGCCGCCCGGCGCGCTCGTGCTGCTCGCGCCGCTGGTCGCTGGCACCTTCTTCGGCGTCCGCACGCTCGCCGGGCTGCTCGCCGGCGCGCTGGTCTCCGGTGTGCAG ATCGCCATATCTGCTTCCAACAGTGGTGGAGCATGGGACAATGCCAAGAAGTATATAGAG GCAGGTGCATCCGACCACGCCAAGGCTCTAGGccccaaggggtcggacgctcaCAAGGCCGCCGTGATCGGCGACACCATCGGCGATCCGCTCAAGGACACGTCCGGGCCGTCCCTCAACATCTTGATCAAGCTCATGGCCGTCGAGTCCCTCGTGTTCGCACCATTCTTTGCCGCCCATGGAGGCCTGATATTCAAGTAG
- the LOC117855315 gene encoding uncharacterized protein codes for MAEHERRDAEAGGDAAAATHTSNMQRVKVYRLADGGKWDDQGTGHVSIEYIEGSKELGLTVLDEEDNETLLVHNITSDDIYRKQEETIISWRDHEAATDLALSFQEAAGCSYIWENICDIQRNLQFSNLGALEVGPRQSSESLEASRIMHSNDDSFRSANGEFRELPPVELSNLPFILKTVLEGGITDQIRVAELITQDRDFFPKLVDIFRTCEDLESLDDLHMIFKLVKGIILLNSPSIFDKIFSDELILDIIGALEYDPEVPRVQKHRAFLKDHVVFKEAIHIENVSVVSKIHQTYRIGYLKDVILPRILDDATLASLNTMIHTNNASVISLLKDDALFIRQLFARMRSSDISMESKRELVLFLHEFCTLSKSLPLVQQLRLFRDLSGEGVFEIISDVLQSHDRRIVSAGIDILILFLNQDPNLLRSYIVQQEGNSLLGLLVKGMVTELGEEMHCQFLEILRILMDSFTMSGAHRDVIIEIFYERHLDYLVDVIASSCPPRSTANSVGAGRNAEGHRIKPEILLNVCELLCFCVVHHPYKIKCNFLMNNAIEKILALTRRREKFLVVAAVRFMRTIISRNDEHLIRHVVKFNLLKPIIDAFVENGDKYNMLHSGVLELLEYIRKENIKALVIYVIESFWDQLAKFEHFGSIQAFKLKYQQYLESAEPRLSASVPDMRKKAEQRGLEKEEEDYFNEDSDEEDSGSGRRAKHAQNQHSKAKVPNGSEADNVEGASRPKSAGLVDYDDDDEEEFNPPPKEPARPSEDDVPLNIATVKRRPVNAVDGKHADGEVRKRQKIETRISCAKIAAVTSTSSKHTDLQNKHAPHSPASSTPSTEANGVLREHGTNSEEHQHSVENAEASCQAGGDCIKDVGSMSTEKAVNTTNPSDSEPYSVR; via the exons atGGCGGAGCACGAGCGGAGGGACGCGGAGGCGGggggcgacgccgcggcggcgacgcacaCGAGCAACATGCAG CGTGTCAAAGTATACCGTTTGGCTGATGGTGGGAAATGGGATGATCAAGGAACAGGGCATGTTTCTATTGAGTACATTGAG GGTTCGAAAGAACTTGGTTTGACTGTTCTGGATGAGGAGGACAATGAGACGCTACTTGTGCACAACATTACATCTGATGATATTTACAGAAAACAAGAAG AAACTATCATTTCATGGAGGGATCATGAAGCAGCAACAGATTTAGCACTAAGCTTCCAGGAAGCTGCAGGATGCTCCTACATATG GGAAAACATATGTGACATTCAGAGAAACCTACAGTTCAGTAACCTTGGTG CTCTGGAAGTTGGTCCTCGTCAATCGTCAGAATCTCTAGAAGCCTCTAGAATAATGCACTCAAATG ATGATTCGTTCCGCTCTGCTAACGGTGAATTCAGGGAGCTTCCCCCTGTTGAGTTATCTAATCTTCCTTTCATTCTAaag ACTGTATTGGAGGGCGGCATTACGGATCAGATTCGCGTGGCAGAGTTGATAACACAAGAT CGTGACTTTTTCCCAAAGCTAGTGGATATTTTCAGAACGTGCGAGGATTTAGAGAGCTTAGATGATCTTCACATGATTTTCAAATTAGTCAAGGGAATAA TATTGTTGAACAGTCCATCGATCTTTGACAAGATTTTCTCTGATGAGCTTATTCTTGACATAATAGGTGCCCTTGAAT ATGACCCAGAGGTTCCACGAGTGCAAAAGCACCGTGCTTTTCTAAAGGATCATGTAGTTTTCAAAGAG GCCATACATATTGAAAATGTTTCTGTGGTTTCGAAGATACATCAAACATACAGAATAGGCTATCTTAAG GATGTTATACTACCACGAATATTGGATGATGCCACTCTAGCAAGTCTGAACACAATGATTCATACAAATAATGCTTCT GTTATTTCCTTACTAAAGGATGATGCTCTTTTTATCAGACAACTATTTGCTAGGATGAGATCATCAGATATTTCTATGGAATCGAAACGGGAATTG GTTCTGTTCTTGCATGAATTTTGCACTCTTAGTAAGAGCTTACCACTTGTTCAGCAGTTGCGATTGTTTCG GGATCTTTCAGGCGAAGGCGTTTTTGAAATAATTTCTGATGTTTTGCAAAGTCATGATAGAAGAATTGTTTCAGCTGG GATAGATATCCTTATACTTTTTCTTAATCAGGACCCTAACCTATTGAGGTCATATATTGTCCAGCAAGAAGGAAATTCTCTTCTAGGACTTCTG GTTAAAGGCATGGTAACTGAGCTCGGTGAGGAAATGCATTGTCAGTTTCTAGAAATCCTTCGAATACTGATGGATTCTTTCACTATGTCTGGAGCACAT AGAGACGTCATTATTGAGATTTTCTACGAAAGGCATCTTGACTATTTGGTTGATGTAATAGCATCCTCTTGTCCCCCTCGATCAACAGCTAACTCCGTTGGTGCTGGTAGAAATGCTGAAGGACACCGTATCAAACCTGAGATTTTGTTAAATGTTTGCGAGCTGCTGTGCTTTTGTGTAGTTCATCATCCCTACAAAATTAA GTGCAATTTTCTTATGAACAATGCTATTGAGAAAATCCTTGCATTGACTCGACGGAGGGAGAAGTTTTTGGTCGTAGCAGCTGTTAGGTTTATGCGTACTATTATATCCAGAAAT GATGAGCATCTTATTCGCCATGTTGTGAAGTTCAACTTGTTGAAACCAATAATTGATGCGTTTGTTGAAAATGGGGATAAATACAACATGCTACATTCAGGAGTACTCGAACTGTTGGAATACATACGAAAG GAAAATATAAAAGCTCTTGTTATCTATGTCATTGAGTCTTTCTGGGATCAACTTGCAAAGTTTGAACACTTTGGGAGTATTCAGGCCTTCAAACTCAAGTATCAACAG TACCTGGAGAGTGCTGAACCCAGGTTGAGTGCTAGTGTGCCTGACATGAGAAAGAAGGCAGAACAAAGAGGTCttgagaaggaagaggaagactaCTTCAATGAGGACAG TGATGAAGAAGATTCAGGCTCTGGCCGGCGGGCTAAACATGCACAGAACCAGCATAGCAAGGCTAAGGTGCCCAATGGAAGTGAAGCTGATAACGTTGAAGGCGCCTCTAG GCCTAAATCTGCCGGACTTGTGGActatgacgatgatgatgaggaggaattCAATCCACCACCAAAGGAACCTGCTAGGCCTTCGGAGGATGATGTGCCCTTAAATATAGCCACAGTGAAACGGAGACCAGTGAATGCGGTGGATGGGAAACATGCAGATGGGGAGGTTCGCAAGAGGCAAAAAATAGAAACCAGAATTAGTTGTGCTAAAATTGCTGCTGTCACTAGTACATCTAGTAAGCACACAGATCTACAGAACAAACATGCTCCACACTCGCCTGCATCAAGCACGCCAAGTACTGAAGCCAATGGTGTTCTTAGGGAGCATGGCACAAACTCTGAGGAGCATCAACATTCTGTAGAGAATGCAGAAGCTTCCTGTCAAGCTGGAGGTGATTGTATAAAAGATGTTGGCAGTATGTCTACCGAGAAGGCTGTAAATACCACGAACCCAAGTGATTCGGAGCCTTATTCAGTAAGATGA